The genomic segment CCTCTTCGCGGCCCGGCGGGAAAGCTATTCCGCTTCCGGGTCCAGCCGGTCTTCGCTCACCGGTACTCGGTATTCCTCATTGGCCCAGGCGCCCAGATCGATCTTGCGGCAACGCTCGGAGCAAAAGGGGCGATGGGGATAGTCCGGCGACCATTCCAGGGATTTGCCGCAGGTGGGGCAGCGAACAATGCGGGTTTTTTGATCAGCCACGGCAATCACCAATGAGAATCGCGGGACTGCCGGCGGTCACTCGGACCACCGCGCCCCGCGATGAGTGAATTATCGGCGGACATATCCCGAACTTGAGCGGGAATTCAGGGGTATGTCCGGCCCATTTCCGGCTATCGCGCCAGGGCCAGCAGCCGGGCGACCCGTTCCTCGGTGGCCGGATGGGTGCGGAACAGGCCCGCCAGACCGCCACCGGAGAGGGGATTCATGATCATCATCTGGGCCGTTTCGGGATGGGCCTCGGCGCTGGCCATGGGGATGCCCCGTGCGTAGGCGTCGATCTTGGTCAGGGCATCGGCCAGGGCGCGGGGATCGCCGCTGATCTCGGCGCCGCCCCGGTCGGCCTCGAATTCACGAGCTCGGGAGATGGCCATCTGGATCAGCATGGCAGCGATGGGCGCCAGGATCGCCACCAGAATACCCACCAGGGGATTGGAGGAGCGGCCGTTCTCGTCGCGGCCGCCGAAGAACATGGCGAAGTTGGCCAGGGCCGAGATGGCGCCGGCCATGGTGGCGGCGATGGTGGAAATCAGTATGTCCCGGTGCTTCACATGGGCCAGCTCGTGGGCCATGACGCCCCGCAGCTCCCGGGCCGAAAGCATTTGCAGGATGCCCGAGGTGGCCGCCACGGCGGCATGCTCCGGGTTGCGCCCGGTGGCGAAGGCATTGGGCTGGTGCTCGTCGATGATGTACACCCGGGGCATGGGCAGGTCGGCCTTGGCCGCCAGTTCCTTGACCATGTTGTAGAGGTAGGGGCTGGAGGCCCCATCCACTTCCTGGGCGTTGTACATCTTCAGGACCATCTTGTCCGAGAACCAGTAGGAAAACAGATTCATGCCGCCGCCCAGCAACAGGGCCAGCAACATGCCGCCCTTGCCGCCGATGGCGGCACCGATGACACCAAACAGGGCTGTGATGGCGGCCATCAGCAGAGCAGTCTTGAACCAGTTGAACATGTAGGAATCTCCGTTGTTGGGACGGCGGTTAGCGTAAAAAAGTATCAACGGTGCCGAGTGTGACCATCGAGCGCAGCGAACCAATGCGTAGCCCCGCCCTGGGGCGGGGATGGGGGTGGGAGGCGTTCAATTTGCCTTTGCGTATTTTCATCCTCAGGGGTGGTACTAGCGACCAAGCGCATTAGATGGGGGGCATCGGAAAAGATTCAATCATCCGCCGAGGCGATCCCCCGGCGCCAGGGCCAGACTGTTGAGGAAGTCCGCCGTGGCCAGGCGCTTGCCACCAGGCTTTTGCAGTTCGGTGAGGGCTAGCGCCCCCTGGCCGCAGGCCACCACCAGCCGATTGCTCCGAGCCTCCAGCACGGTGCCGGGTGTACCCGCGCCTTCCGCAAGCGTGGCATTCCAGACCTTGATCGGGGTCTCGCCAAACTGGGTGGCGGCGCCAGGGAAGGGATTGAAGGCCCGGATGCGGCGCCCCAGTTCTTCCGCCGGCCGTTGCCAGTCAATCAGGCCCTCGGCCTTCTCGATCTTGCGGGCGTAGGTGACGCCCTCTTCCGGCTGGGACGTGAGCACCAGTTCGTGCAGGCGCTTCAGGGCATCGACGATCAGCCGTGCGCCCTGTTCCGCCAGCTTGTCGTGGAGGCTGGCGGCGGTGTCATTGTCGGTGATGGGCAGGGACTTCATCAGCAGCACCGGCCCGGTATCGAGGCCGGCCTCCATGCTCATGATGGCCACGCCGGTCTCGGCATCGCCGGCCTCGATGGCCCGCTGGATCGGTGCTGCGCCGCGCCAGCGAGGCAGCAGGGAGGCATGGATGTTGATGCAGCCCAGAGGCGGAATGTCCAGCACCGCCTGGGGCAGGATCAGGCCGTAGGCGGCCACCACCATGACATCCCCGCCGGCGGCGCGGATGGGTTCATGGCTGGCCGGGTCCTTCAGGCGCTCGGGCTGATAGACCGGAATGCCATGGGCCAGAGCCACCTGTTTGACGGCGCTGGCCTGGAGCTTCTGCCCCCGGCCGGCGGGCCGATCCGGCTGGGTCAGCACCAGAGGCACCTCGATGCCGGCGGCAATGATGGCTTCCAGGGCGAGAGCGGCGAATTCCGGCGTACCGGCAAAGATGACTTTCACTGTGAGCCCCTTCAGGGAACACCCCGGGACCGCCGGAGCCTGTCCGCATTCCGTGGTGGAACGGTTTTATAAAGTTTCCCGGGCCTGCTTGGCGAGCCTGTTCTTGATGCGGGTCTGCTTGAGCTGGGACAGATACTGGACGAAGACCTTGCCCTGAAGGTGATCCATCTCATGCTGGATGCAGACCGCCAACAGACCCTCGGCCTCCATTTCCACGGTCTGCCCCTCCAGATTCAGGGCCCGCACTGTCACTCGCTCGGCGCGGCTCACCGTTTCGTAGATACCGGGCACCGACAGACAACCCTCCTCGCCCTCGCACTGACCGGTCTGATTCAGCAGCACCGGGTTGATCAGGGTCAGCAACTGGCTGCGGTCCTCGGAAGTGTCGATCACGATCACTTGCCGATGCACATCCACCTGGGTGGCAGCCAGGCCGATACCCGGCGCCGCGTACATGGTTTCCGCCATGTCGGCGGCCAGACGGCGGATGGAATCGTCCACCACGGACACCGCTGCCGCCTTCTTGAACAGGCGGGCGTCAGGGTAGCGAAGAATGGGTAGCAGAGCCATAAAGCGATTGATGCAAGAAGGATTTACGGGCAGAATCGAATGAACTGCATGAGGAGGGCCGACTATGCTGAAGATTATATCTGTGCTGTTGCTGGCAATTTCAAGCAACCTGCTCTGGGCGCAGGATACCGCGCCGGAACTGGCGGGCAATGCCCCCGATCGCCATGTGGTGGTGACCGGCGATACCCTGTGGGGCATCGCCGGCAAGTTCCTCAAGGACCCCTTTCGCTGGAACGAGATCTGGAAGCGCAACGCGGAGGAGATCAGGAATCCCCATCTGATCTATCCCGGTCAGGTCGTCGTGCTGGAAAGAAACGGCCCCGACGGGCGCCCCCAACTGAGTCTGCTGGAGCAGAACACGGTGAAGCTGGCGCCCCGCATTCGCGAGGAATCCCTGGCCCATAGGCAGATTCCCGCCATTCCCCAGCAGGTCATCGAGCCTTTCCTGACCGTGCCCCTGGTGGCCGGGGGCGATGCCCTGGACCAGTCGCCCCGCATCGTTGCCATTGACGAAGGCCGGGTCAGCGCCAGTGATGGCGGCAAGGTATATGTGGCCGGCGCCCAGGACGACAGTCGCAGCCGCCAGTGGCAAATCTATCGTCCGGGCAAGAAGCTGGTGGACCCGGAGAACGGCGAGACCCTGGGTTACGAGGCTCAGATGCTGGGCACCGCCCGCCTCGAGAGCGCCGGCACACCCGCCACTTTCCGCATCGGCCGGGCCAAGGCGGAAATCGCCCGGGGTGACCGGCTGGTGCCCGCGCCGCGACCGGACATCGTCAGCTATCCCCAGCGCCTGCCCGGCACCAAGGTGGCGGCCCGAATTCTCTCCATCGACCAGGACGCCCGGATGGGCGGCCCCCTGTCGGTGGTTTCCCTGTCCCGGGGAGGCAAGGACGGCCTCGAACCAGGCCATGTGCTGGCCCTCTACCGGGTGGGGGAAAAGATTCGTGACCGCACCTCGGGGAGTTGGGAAAACTACACCACGCCCGACGAGCGGATAGGCCTGAT from the Denitratisoma oestradiolicum genome contains:
- a CDS encoding DNA gyrase inhibitor YacG, which encodes MADQKTRIVRCPTCGKSLEWSPDYPHRPFCSERCRKIDLGAWANEEYRVPVSEDRLDPEAE
- the htpX gene encoding zinc metalloprotease HtpX — protein: MFNWFKTALLMAAITALFGVIGAAIGGKGGMLLALLLGGGMNLFSYWFSDKMVLKMYNAQEVDGASSPYLYNMVKELAAKADLPMPRVYIIDEHQPNAFATGRNPEHAAVAATSGILQMLSARELRGVMAHELAHVKHRDILISTIAATMAGAISALANFAMFFGGRDENGRSSNPLVGILVAILAPIAAMLIQMAISRAREFEADRGGAEISGDPRALADALTKIDAYARGIPMASAEAHPETAQMMIMNPLSGGGLAGLFRTHPATEERVARLLALAR
- the fmt gene encoding methionyl-tRNA formyltransferase — protein: MKVIFAGTPEFAALALEAIIAAGIEVPLVLTQPDRPAGRGQKLQASAVKQVALAHGIPVYQPERLKDPASHEPIRAAGGDVMVVAAYGLILPQAVLDIPPLGCINIHASLLPRWRGAAPIQRAIEAGDAETGVAIMSMEAGLDTGPVLLMKSLPITDNDTAASLHDKLAEQGARLIVDALKRLHELVLTSQPEEGVTYARKIEKAEGLIDWQRPAEELGRRIRAFNPFPGAATQFGETPIKVWNATLAEGAGTPGTVLEARSNRLVVACGQGALALTELQKPGGKRLATADFLNSLALAPGDRLGG
- the def gene encoding peptide deformylase; translation: MALLPILRYPDARLFKKAAAVSVVDDSIRRLAADMAETMYAAPGIGLAATQVDVHRQVIVIDTSEDRSQLLTLINPVLLNQTGQCEGEEGCLSVPGIYETVSRAERVTVRALNLEGQTVEMEAEGLLAVCIQHEMDHLQGKVFVQYLSQLKQTRIKNRLAKQARETL
- a CDS encoding LysM peptidoglycan-binding domain-containing protein; protein product: MLKIISVLLLAISSNLLWAQDTAPELAGNAPDRHVVVTGDTLWGIAGKFLKDPFRWNEIWKRNAEEIRNPHLIYPGQVVVLERNGPDGRPQLSLLEQNTVKLAPRIREESLAHRQIPAIPQQVIEPFLTVPLVAGGDALDQSPRIVAIDEGRVSASDGGKVYVAGAQDDSRSRQWQIYRPGKKLVDPENGETLGYEAQMLGTARLESAGTPATFRIGRAKAEIARGDRLVPAPRPDIVSYPQRLPGTKVAARILSIDQDARMGGPLSVVSLSRGGKDGLEPGHVLALYRVGEKIRDRTSGSWENYTTPDERIGLIYVFRVFERVAYGLVMEANRPFTAGDPVRNP